A region from the Leptotrichia sp. OH3620_COT-345 genome encodes:
- a CDS encoding sugar kinase: MKKVLSFGEILLRLSPQEHKMIIQSNTDVFEIFYGGAELNISIALSNFGIKSGYITKVPDNALGHKGIKYLKQYGVDTDDIEIGGERIGIYFLENGYSLRPSVVTYDRRYSAFSEMEMTDEKMEKILSKYDVLFLSGITLSVSEKSFELSKRMIKIAKKLKKEVVFDCNYRSKLISLEEASRRYKEIINNVDVLFASYLDFVKIFGIEHNLYNDTETYKEYYQKLYKKVYKIYNFKYIISSIRKPLSSNRNIYSGIITNGENIVKGKEYIVEIKDRVGTGDAFTSGVIYSYLSGNQMEEMINFGIGSGVLKHTIYGDVSEFKKEDILKIINTDSYDVIR, from the coding sequence ATGAAAAAAGTTTTATCATTTGGAGAAATATTACTCAGATTATCTCCACAGGAGCATAAAATGATAATTCAGTCAAATACGGATGTATTTGAAATATTTTATGGAGGAGCTGAGCTTAATATTTCCATAGCATTATCAAATTTTGGAATAAAGTCGGGATATATAACTAAAGTACCTGATAATGCCTTAGGTCATAAAGGTATAAAATACTTGAAGCAATACGGTGTGGATACTGATGATATAGAGATAGGCGGAGAAAGAATAGGAATATATTTTCTTGAAAACGGATATTCATTACGACCGTCAGTAGTAACATATGATAGAAGATATTCGGCATTTTCCGAAATGGAAATGACTGATGAAAAAATGGAAAAAATATTATCAAAGTATGATGTACTGTTTTTAAGTGGTATAACATTGTCAGTAAGTGAAAAATCATTTGAACTGTCAAAAAGAATGATAAAAATAGCAAAAAAACTGAAAAAAGAAGTTGTATTTGACTGTAATTACAGGTCAAAACTGATTTCTTTGGAAGAGGCTTCAAGAAGGTACAAAGAAATTATAAATAATGTAGATGTATTATTTGCAAGTTATTTGGATTTTGTTAAAATTTTCGGGATAGAACATAATTTATATAATGATACGGAGACTTATAAAGAATATTATCAAAAATTATATAAAAAAGTATATAAAATATATAATTTTAAATATATAATTTCTTCAATAAGGAAACCGTTAAGTTCGAACAGGAATATTTATTCGGGAATAATAACGAACGGGGAAAATATTGTAAAAGGAAAAGAATATATAGTGGAAATAAAGGACAGAGTGGGAACGGGAGATGCTTTTACTTCAGGTGTAATATATTCATATTTATCAGGGAACCAAATGGAAGAAATGATAAACTTCGGAATAGGTTCGGGAGTGTTGAAACATACGATATATGGAGATGTGTCGGAGTTTAAAAAAGAAGATATTTTAAAAATTATAAATACTGATTCATATGATGTAATAAGATAA
- a CDS encoding bifunctional 2-keto-4-hydroxyglutarate aldolase/2-keto-3-deoxy-6-phosphogluconate aldolase, with protein MDIFKKYTTLEKLVNEKIVAVIRGDSESEVISVVEACKEGGIKTMEVTYTIKVASKIISHFSEDSDIIVGAGTVLDSETAKTAISAGAKFIVGPNFSKEVAILCNRYQIPYIPGCQTVNEVIQALEAGCDLIKLFPGNNFDFSYIKSLKAPIPKVNFMVTGGVNTENINEWLKAGALAVGIGGNLVKGTKEDIVKTAEEYLLKIKEV; from the coding sequence ATGGATATATTTAAAAAATATACAACTTTGGAAAAACTTGTAAATGAAAAAATAGTAGCTGTAATCAGGGGAGATTCTGAAAGTGAAGTTATTTCAGTAGTTGAAGCCTGTAAAGAGGGTGGAATAAAAACTATGGAAGTTACTTATACGATAAAAGTTGCTTCAAAAATAATATCACATTTTTCTGAAGATAGTGATATAATTGTAGGTGCGGGAACAGTACTTGATTCTGAAACTGCAAAAACAGCTATATCTGCAGGAGCAAAATTTATTGTGGGACCGAATTTCAGTAAAGAAGTCGCTATATTATGTAATAGATACCAAATCCCATATATTCCGGGTTGCCAAACTGTAAATGAGGTAATTCAGGCATTGGAGGCAGGATGTGATTTGATTAAACTGTTTCCGGGAAATAATTTTGATTTCAGCTATATAAAATCATTAAAAGCTCCTATTCCTAAAGTAAACTTTATGGTAACCGGAGGAGTGAATACGGAAAATATAAATGAGTGGCTGAAAGCAGGTGCTTTGGCAGTAGGCATAGGAGGAAATCTTGTAAAGGGAACTAAAGAAGATATAGTTAAAACAGCAGAAGAATATTTATTAAAAATAAAGGAAGTTTAG
- the uxaC gene encoding glucuronate isomerase: MKKFLDNDFLLETETAKRLYHEYAENIPIIDYHNHLSVKEIYEDKKFSSITEAWLAFDHYKWRMLRVNGVTEEYITGNKSPKEKFDKWAKTVPYTLGNPIFHWTHLELRRIFGIEEILSPKSADFIFQRCNELLKKDDFSARNLIRKSNVHVLCTTDDPKDDLAYHKALKDEFEVKVLPSYRPDKALHIEKDGFASYINDLGKIVGYKLESYSLLKNALIERLDYFCEAGCKVTDHGLDEMLYADAFESEVEEIFIKGLNGEKLSKEELRKYKGNLLNILGKEYNKRNLVMQLHIGPLRNNSTRGFEKLGPDAGYDSINDLNIAYDLSKFLDSLDKIDKLPKTILYNVNAKDNDVMSSMAGNFQDGKTPGKIQFGTGWWFNDQKDGMEKQMESLAQIGMLSRFIGMLTDSRSLLSFPRHEYFRRILCNKLGNLIESGQYPDDIGFVGEIVKDICYNNAKEYFGF; encoded by the coding sequence ATGAAAAAATTTTTAGATAATGATTTTTTACTGGAAACTGAAACAGCTAAAAGACTTTACCATGAATATGCTGAAAATATACCTATAATAGATTATCATAATCACCTTAGTGTCAAAGAAATATATGAAGATAAGAAATTTTCGAGTATAACTGAAGCATGGCTAGCATTTGACCATTATAAATGGAGGATGCTGAGAGTAAATGGAGTTACTGAAGAATATATAACAGGAAATAAAAGTCCGAAAGAAAAGTTTGATAAATGGGCAAAAACAGTTCCCTATACTTTGGGGAATCCTATATTTCACTGGACACACCTCGAATTGAGACGAATATTCGGAATAGAAGAAATTTTATCTCCGAAAAGTGCAGACTTTATATTTCAAAGATGTAACGAACTTTTGAAAAAAGATGATTTCAGTGCAAGAAATCTCATAAGAAAAAGTAATGTTCATGTATTATGTACAACAGATGATCCTAAAGATGATTTAGCTTATCATAAAGCTCTCAAAGATGAATTTGAAGTGAAAGTCCTTCCGTCTTACAGACCTGACAAAGCACTTCATATTGAAAAAGACGGATTTGCTTCGTATATAAATGATTTAGGCAAAATAGTCGGTTATAAACTGGAAAGTTATTCTTTACTAAAAAATGCGTTAATTGAAAGGTTGGATTATTTCTGTGAAGCGGGATGTAAAGTCACGGATCACGGACTTGATGAAATGCTTTATGCTGATGCTTTTGAAAGTGAAGTTGAAGAGATTTTTATAAAAGGGCTTAATGGAGAAAAGCTTTCCAAAGAAGAGCTTAGAAAATATAAAGGAAATCTTTTAAATATTTTGGGAAAAGAGTATAATAAAAGAAACCTTGTAATGCAGCTACATATAGGTCCTTTAAGAAATAATTCTACAAGAGGATTTGAAAAATTGGGTCCTGATGCGGGATATGATTCAATAAATGACTTGAATATCGCCTATGATTTGTCGAAATTCCTTGATTCCCTTGATAAAATAGATAAGCTGCCTAAAACAATATTGTATAATGTCAATGCCAAAGATAATGATGTAATGTCTTCCATGGCAGGAAATTTTCAGGATGGAAAAACTCCCGGGAAAATACAGTTTGGAACAGGTTGGTGGTTCAACGATCAAAAAGACGGAATGGAAAAGCAGATGGAATCTCTGGCACAGATAGGTATGCTATCCAGATTTATAGGAATGCTTACAGATTCAAGAAGTCTTTTATCTTTCCCGAGACATGAATATTTTAGAAGAATATTGTGTAATAAACTGGGAAATCTTATAGAAAGCGGACAATATCCTGACGATATTGGTTTTGTAGGGGAAATAGTAAAAGATATATGTTATAACAATGCAAAAGAATATTTCGGATTTTAA
- a CDS encoding sugar phosphate isomerase/epimerase yields MTKIGVQAMTIKEKFKELGAYETMKKVSELGYSYIELSQIPMTKENIREIKRASEDFNIKIAAMSAALEGVQGLNQENLTDNFDKIVNDCKTLDCNYLRIGILPFHCMGNIEKIKEFSFKMNKIAGKLLEYGIKLYYHNHHIEFEKYEGKFILDIIRESADKIGFELDVHWIYRGGLNPTDILKKYEGKAALVHLKDYKVGKFNTKALDYLKEGKVEEFMSAFVGSIQFAEVGEGTLDFSEIITEAVKAGTEYLFVEQDDTYGIDPFVSLELSARNLKKMGYENMF; encoded by the coding sequence ATGACTAAAATAGGTGTACAGGCAATGACGATTAAAGAAAAATTTAAGGAGCTCGGAGCTTATGAAACAATGAAGAAAGTTTCAGAACTGGGTTATTCCTATATTGAATTATCTCAAATTCCTATGACTAAAGAAAATATTAGAGAAATAAAAAGAGCTTCGGAAGATTTTAACATAAAAATAGCGGCAATGAGTGCGGCACTAGAGGGAGTACAGGGATTGAATCAGGAAAATCTTACCGATAATTTTGATAAAATAGTCAATGATTGCAAAACATTAGATTGTAATTATTTAAGAATAGGAATATTACCTTTTCACTGTATGGGAAATATAGAAAAAATAAAGGAATTCAGTTTTAAAATGAATAAAATTGCCGGAAAGCTTCTTGAATACGGTATAAAACTTTATTATCATAATCACCATATAGAATTTGAGAAATATGAAGGGAAATTTATCTTGGATATTATAAGAGAAAGTGCTGATAAAATAGGATTTGAATTGGATGTACACTGGATTTACAGAGGAGGGCTGAATCCTACGGATATATTGAAGAAATATGAAGGAAAAGCAGCTCTTGTACATTTAAAAGATTACAAAGTAGGAAAGTTTAATACAAAAGCATTGGATTATCTAAAAGAGGGAAAAGTTGAAGAATTTATGAGTGCTTTTGTAGGAAGTATACAATTTGCCGAAGTTGGAGAGGGAACTTTGGATTTTTCCGAAATAATAACAGAAGCAGTAAAAGCAGGAACAGAATATTTATTTGTAGAACAAGATGATACATATGGAATTGACCCTTTTGTGTCTCTTGAACTTTCAGCCCGAAATTTGAAAAAAATGGGGTATGAAAATATGTTTTAA
- a CDS encoding Gfo/Idh/MocA family protein: protein MKKVCVIGLGDISSIHINALKKLGNIRISAMCDIDGTLKRKYPDYKFYSDYREMLEKENPDCVHICLPHYLHYKVAKEAIEKEINVFLEKPVGIDVFQTNKLLEIEEKNPHIKICVCLQNRLNRTFEKMMEFIKSGSYGKVKGIKGIVTWNRTDEYYNLKPWRKKMEYSGGGVMINQTIHTLDLMQLIGGKIKNIKGVTVNLEDHDSEFEIEDTALAKIKFENGIEGIYFATVTYSENSSVELQVITEKAKFTIKDSILTISEKNGYKKILAEDDKLEGTKFYYGASHEKLIQKFYKCLETGSDDYIHVKDAVPSMKMIEMIKKSSGKIIK, encoded by the coding sequence ATGAAAAAAGTCTGTGTTATCGGGTTGGGAGATATTTCAAGCATACATATTAATGCACTGAAAAAACTTGGAAATATAAGAATTTCGGCAATGTGTGATATTGACGGAACATTGAAAAGAAAATATCCCGACTATAAGTTTTACAGTGATTATAGAGAAATGCTCGAAAAAGAAAATCCTGACTGTGTACATATCTGTTTACCCCATTATTTACATTATAAAGTAGCTAAAGAAGCGATCGAAAAGGAAATTAATGTATTTCTTGAAAAGCCTGTGGGAATAGATGTCTTCCAGACAAATAAACTTTTAGAAATAGAAGAAAAAAATCCTCATATAAAAATATGCGTATGTTTACAAAATAGATTGAATAGAACATTTGAAAAAATGATGGAATTTATAAAATCGGGAAGTTACGGAAAAGTCAAAGGAATAAAAGGCATTGTCACATGGAACAGAACTGATGAATATTATAATTTAAAGCCATGGAGGAAAAAGATGGAGTATTCGGGAGGCGGAGTTATGATAAATCAGACTATTCATACTTTAGATTTAATGCAGCTTATAGGAGGAAAAATTAAAAATATAAAGGGTGTAACAGTAAATCTAGAGGATCATGACAGTGAATTTGAAATAGAAGATACGGCACTGGCAAAAATAAAATTTGAAAACGGAATAGAAGGAATTTATTTTGCTACAGTAACATATTCGGAAAATTCAAGTGTCGAGCTTCAAGTAATAACTGAAAAGGCAAAATTTACAATAAAAGACAGTATTCTTACAATTTCTGAAAAAAATGGATATAAAAAAATATTAGCTGAAGATGATAAACTTGAAGGAACAAAGTTTTATTATGGAGCAAGTCACGAAAAATTAATACAAAAATTTTATAAATGTCTTGAAACAGGAAGTGATGACTATATTCATGTAAAAGATGCTGTTCCGTCAATGAAAATGATAGAAATGATAAAAAAATCTTCAGGAAAGATAATAAAGTAG
- a CDS encoding Gfo/Idh/MocA family protein codes for MKKIRLGIIGYGAEGGLYASFFKEKKLSENLKLTAVCDIDIEKEKKVKESFPDIKFFKNYKDMLDSGLVDAIVTTVPHYFHCEMGIEAIKRGIHLLGEKPAGVYTKDVKRLIKVSEEHPDVTFAIFFNQRTNPLYRKVKELMDNKVIGNMRRTVWIITTWWRPQGYYNQSEWRATWGGEGGGVLVNQAPHQLDLWQWICGKPKKVFAKMAFGFKRDIVVEDEVNALVDFGNGVTGSFITCTHDILGTDYFEILGDKGKIIVENSKKLTIKTLKKDEEILSNDMSMEDVIKLFKGQLDPEEMYDEEVLEFDSRHGEQHINVLENFAAHILNGDPLLAAGREGINGVRLANAMHLSAWLGKEVNYELNEREYLDLLNNRIRKEGKYEEKQ; via the coding sequence ATGAAAAAAATCAGATTAGGAATAATAGGCTATGGAGCCGAAGGAGGATTGTATGCAAGTTTCTTTAAAGAAAAAAAACTTTCCGAAAATCTTAAACTGACTGCAGTATGTGATATAGATATTGAAAAAGAAAAAAAAGTAAAGGAAAGTTTTCCTGATATAAAGTTTTTTAAAAATTATAAAGACATGCTTGACAGTGGTCTTGTAGATGCCATAGTAACTACGGTTCCTCATTATTTTCATTGTGAAATGGGTATAGAAGCTATAAAAAGAGGCATACATCTGTTAGGAGAAAAACCTGCAGGAGTGTATACTAAAGATGTAAAAAGACTTATTAAAGTTTCAGAGGAACATCCTGACGTAACTTTCGCCATATTTTTCAATCAGAGAACAAATCCTTTATATAGAAAAGTAAAAGAACTGATGGATAATAAAGTCATAGGAAATATGAGAAGAACAGTCTGGATAATTACTACATGGTGGCGTCCTCAAGGATATTATAACCAGTCTGAATGGAGAGCTACATGGGGTGGTGAAGGAGGAGGAGTACTTGTAAATCAGGCACCTCATCAATTGGATTTATGGCAATGGATATGTGGAAAACCTAAAAAAGTTTTTGCAAAAATGGCATTTGGGTTTAAAAGGGATATAGTCGTGGAAGATGAAGTAAATGCCCTCGTAGACTTTGGAAATGGAGTGACAGGAAGTTTTATAACATGTACTCATGATATTTTGGGAACGGATTATTTTGAAATTTTAGGAGATAAAGGAAAAATTATAGTAGAGAACAGTAAAAAGCTGACAATAAAAACTCTTAAAAAAGATGAAGAAATTCTAAGTAACGATATGAGTATGGAAGATGTGATAAAGCTTTTCAAAGGACAGCTAGATCCTGAGGAAATGTATGATGAAGAAGTATTAGAATTTGATTCTCGTCACGGAGAGCAGCATATAAATGTTCTTGAAAATTTTGCAGCTCATATTTTAAACGGAGATCCCTTACTGGCAGCAGGCAGAGAAGGAATTAACGGAGTAAGACTTGCAAATGCTATGCATTTATCAGCTTGGCTGGGAAAAGAAGTGAATTATGAGCTGAATGAAAGGGAATATCTCGATTTACTTAATAACAGGATAAGAAAAGAGGGAAAATACGAAGAGAAGCAGTAA
- a CDS encoding sugar phosphate isomerase/epimerase, with the protein MKKINSEIFISGFSDEISAELDKQIKVVKENSMSYISLRNIDGKNIGEYSFEEFKEKIFPKLKKNNIKVSSLGSPIGKIFIDDERSYENQLKILKELCRIAKLTKTEYIRIFSFYIKNGEHKKYKENVIKKLKKFAQIAENEGIILIHENEKDIYGDTFQRCKEIIIEVNSPSFKIAFDFANFIQCGEDTLKAYELLKDDIVYIHIKDANYEDGQNVVCGTGEGKIKEILSDIILKRSYKGFLTLEPHLAQFEGLKNLELGNIDEIIKNEKKLTGEEGYILQYRALIKILNELGVD; encoded by the coding sequence ATGAAAAAAATTAACAGCGAAATATTTATATCGGGATTTTCTGATGAAATTTCAGCTGAACTTGATAAACAAATAAAAGTTGTAAAGGAAAATAGTATGAGCTATATTTCTCTCAGAAATATAGACGGAAAAAATATAGGAGAATATTCATTTGAAGAATTTAAGGAAAAAATATTTCCAAAACTGAAAAAAAACAACATAAAAGTATCGTCTTTAGGTTCGCCTATAGGAAAAATATTTATTGATGATGAGAGAAGTTATGAAAATCAGCTGAAAATACTTAAAGAACTTTGCCGTATAGCTAAACTGACAAAGACGGAATATATAAGAATTTTCAGTTTTTACATAAAAAACGGGGAGCATAAAAAATACAAGGAAAACGTTATTAAAAAGTTGAAAAAATTTGCACAAATAGCTGAAAATGAAGGAATAATACTTATTCATGAAAATGAAAAAGATATTTATGGAGATACTTTTCAAAGATGTAAAGAAATAATAATTGAAGTAAATTCCCCAAGTTTTAAAATAGCATTTGACTTTGCAAATTTTATTCAGTGTGGAGAAGATACATTAAAAGCATATGAACTTTTAAAAGACGATATTGTGTATATTCATATAAAAGATGCAAATTATGAAGACGGCCAAAATGTAGTCTGTGGAACGGGAGAGGGGAAAATAAAGGAAATTTTATCTGATATTATTTTAAAAAGAAGTTATAAGGGGTTTTTAACCCTTGAACCTCATCTTGCCCAATTTGAGGGATTGAAAAATCTCGAATTGGGAAATATCGATGAAATTATAAAAAATGAAAAAAAATTGACGGGAGAAGAAGGGTACATATTACAATACAGAGCATTAATAAAAATATTAAATGAATTGGGAGTTGATTAA
- a CDS encoding SDR family oxidoreductase has translation MKIPFEMNMKDKVIVITGAGGVLCSMFAKALSKTGAKVALLDINEEIVKKYAEEIKSEKGVAEGYKCDVLNKESIEKVREKINNELGKCDILINGAGGNNPKATTDNEIFKPEDSGKVKTFFDLDKEGVEFVFNLNYMGTLLPVQVFAQDMIGRKGANIVNISSMNAYTPLTKIPAYSGAKAAISNFTQWLAVHFSNVGIRCNAIAPGFFVSKQNEKLLFNDDGTPKERAEKILRNTPMKRFGKEEELLGVLFFLINEEAASFVNGVIIPVDGGFSAYSGV, from the coding sequence ATGAAAATACCTTTTGAAATGAATATGAAAGACAAAGTAATAGTAATAACAGGAGCAGGGGGAGTTTTATGCAGTATGTTTGCCAAAGCCCTTTCAAAAACAGGAGCAAAAGTTGCTCTTCTTGACATAAATGAAGAGATTGTCAAAAAATATGCAGAAGAAATAAAAAGTGAAAAAGGTGTTGCCGAAGGTTATAAATGTGATGTACTGAATAAAGAAAGTATAGAAAAAGTGAGAGAAAAAATAAATAATGAACTTGGAAAATGTGATATTTTAATAAACGGAGCAGGAGGTAACAATCCTAAAGCTACAACCGATAACGAAATATTTAAACCTGAAGATTCAGGTAAAGTGAAAACATTTTTTGATTTGGACAAAGAGGGAGTGGAATTTGTATTTAATCTGAATTATATGGGAACATTGCTTCCCGTACAGGTTTTCGCTCAGGATATGATAGGCAGAAAAGGTGCAAATATAGTAAATATTTCAAGTATGAATGCTTATACACCTCTCACAAAAATTCCTGCATATAGCGGAGCTAAAGCTGCCATCAGCAATTTTACACAATGGCTTGCAGTTCATTTCAGCAATGTAGGAATAAGATGTAATGCTATAGCACCGGGATTTTTTGTAAGTAAACAAAATGAAAAACTTTTATTTAATGACGATGGGACACCTAAAGAAAGAGCCGAAAAAATTTTAAGAAATACTCCTATGAAAAGATTCGGAAAAGAAGAGGAATTACTCGGTGTATTATTTTTTCTTATAAATGAAGAAGCGGCAAGTTTCGTAAATGGAGTTATAATACCTGTAGATGGAGGATTTTCAGCATATTCGGGAGTGTGA
- the uxuA gene encoding mannonate dehydratase: MKMTFRWYGKDDLVTLEKIRQIPNMYGIVTAVYSVPPGEVWPEKDILDLKKEIEKHGMKMEVIESVPVHEDIKLRRGNYKTYIENYKENIRRLSKAGVKVICYNFMPVFDWTRSQLDKELADGSNALVYYKEHIDKLDPTKLELPGWDSSYTSEEMKELIEAYKKLGEEGLWDNLKYFLEKIIPVAIECDIDMGIHPDDPPWSIFGIPRIIKDEESLDRFLKLYDDSHNGLTLCSGSLGCSRKNDFVKMVKKYSSMGRIHFAHIRNVKILEDGSFEESAHYSPYGSLDVAEILKAYYETGFNGYIRPDHGRMIWGEIGKPGYGLYDRALGAMYMTGIWETLKKF, encoded by the coding sequence ATGAAAATGACTTTCAGATGGTATGGAAAAGACGATCTAGTAACTCTTGAAAAAATTCGTCAGATACCTAATATGTATGGAATAGTTACTGCAGTTTACAGTGTACCGCCGGGAGAAGTGTGGCCTGAAAAAGACATTCTTGATTTGAAAAAGGAAATAGAAAAGCACGGAATGAAAATGGAAGTAATTGAAAGTGTTCCTGTACATGAAGACATAAAACTGAGAAGAGGTAATTATAAAACTTATATTGAAAATTATAAAGAGAATATAAGAAGACTTTCAAAAGCAGGAGTAAAAGTAATATGTTACAATTTTATGCCTGTCTTTGACTGGACAAGAAGTCAGTTGGATAAAGAACTTGCTGATGGTTCAAATGCCTTAGTTTATTATAAGGAACATATAGATAAACTTGATCCTACAAAGCTTGAATTACCGGGTTGGGATTCATCTTATACTTCTGAAGAAATGAAAGAACTAATAGAAGCTTATAAAAAACTCGGAGAAGAGGGGCTTTGGGATAATTTAAAATATTTTCTTGAGAAAATTATTCCTGTAGCTATAGAATGTGATATAGACATGGGCATACATCCAGATGATCCGCCTTGGTCGATATTCGGAATACCGAGAATAATAAAAGATGAAGAAAGTCTGGATAGATTTTTAAAGTTATATGATGATTCCCACAATGGATTAACTTTATGTAGCGGAAGTTTAGGATGTAGCAGAAAAAATGATTTTGTGAAGATGGTGAAAAAATACAGTAGTATGGGAAGAATACATTTTGCACATATAAGAAATGTAAAAATACTTGAAGACGGCAGCTTTGAAGAAAGTGCCCATTATTCTCCGTATGGAAGCCTTGATGTAGCGGAAATATTGAAAGCATACTATGAAACTGGATTTAACGGATATATAAGACCCGATCATGGAAGAATGATATGGGGAGAAATAGGAAAACCGGGATATGGACTGTATGACAGAGCATTAGGTGCAATGTATATGACCGGCATCTGGGAAACATTGAAAAAATTTTAA
- a CDS encoding glycoside hydrolase family 3 protein — MSEKVNLKEKPYYLSDKDIEWVEETIKNMTDEEKIGQLFFQLFFDFNEENIKEKLGRYHLGGARYHAANSEDVFGFSEKLQKNSKIPMFIACNCDNGGDGACKDGTYIATAAQCEATDSEQVSYNAGLVSGKEATAIGCNWNFDPCSDIVMNWRNTIVNTRSYGTNADTVLKHIRSYVKGLRQSNIVSTIKHFPGDGTEERDQHLVLGVNELSIDEWDKTFGKVYKTMIDDGIMAIMAGHIALPEYSKKLVPEIKYEEIMPATLAPELITELLKKQLNFNGLVITDASHMLGMTAAMRRKDYVPRAIQAGCDMFLFFNDMDEDFKYMMDGYKSGIITEERLIDALRRILGLKAAIGLHEKKKNNDLLPKKENLSIIGCEEHKKMAAEAADLGITLVKNTLGELPINPETHKRIKLYVLTNEEKSVYKAEKNTTASVIIEELEKAGFEVELNERGIREKGKIEEYRKKYDAAFVFSDIRGYAVENNYRIRWSCAMSNEIPWFVWEVPTVFVSLNYTTHLTDVPMVKTYINAYNNTREIIKQTIEKITGKSDFKGKYNENVWCNKWETKR, encoded by the coding sequence ATGTCTGAAAAAGTTAACTTAAAAGAAAAACCTTATTATCTGTCTGATAAAGATATTGAATGGGTAGAAGAAACTATAAAGAATATGACTGATGAAGAAAAAATCGGACAGTTATTTTTTCAGTTGTTTTTTGATTTCAATGAAGAAAATATAAAAGAAAAACTAGGCAGGTATCACTTGGGAGGAGCAAGATATCATGCGGCAAACTCTGAAGATGTATTCGGTTTTTCCGAAAAATTGCAAAAGAACAGTAAAATTCCTATGTTTATTGCTTGTAACTGTGACAATGGAGGCGATGGAGCATGTAAAGACGGTACATATATTGCAACAGCAGCCCAGTGTGAAGCAACAGATTCAGAACAGGTTTCCTATAACGCAGGACTTGTAAGCGGAAAGGAAGCTACTGCAATCGGCTGTAACTGGAATTTTGATCCATGTTCGGATATTGTAATGAATTGGAGAAACACTATAGTAAACACCAGATCTTACGGTACAAATGCAGATACAGTCCTGAAACATATAAGAAGTTATGTAAAAGGATTAAGACAAAGTAATATAGTCTCCACAATCAAACATTTTCCGGGAGATGGTACCGAGGAAAGAGACCAGCACCTTGTACTTGGAGTAAATGAATTATCGATAGATGAATGGGACAAGACTTTCGGGAAAGTCTATAAAACAATGATTGATGATGGAATAATGGCAATTATGGCAGGACATATAGCACTTCCTGAATACTCAAAAAAACTTGTTCCTGAAATAAAGTATGAAGAAATTATGCCTGCTACTTTAGCTCCTGAACTTATAACGGAACTATTGAAAAAGCAATTGAATTTTAACGGTCTCGTAATTACCGATGCATCACATATGCTTGGAATGACAGCCGCAATGAGAAGAAAAGATTATGTTCCAAGAGCAATACAGGCAGGTTGTGATATGTTTCTATTTTTTAATGATATGGATGAAGATTTTAAATATATGATGGACGGATATAAAAGCGGGATTATAACAGAAGAAAGACTTATCGATGCTCTTAGAAGAATTTTGGGACTTAAAGCCGCTATCGGACTTCATGAAAAAAAGAAAAATAATGATCTACTGCCTAAAAAAGAAAATTTAAGTATAATAGGCTGTGAAGAACATAAAAAAATGGCTGCTGAGGCAGCGGATTTAGGGATAACTCTTGTCAAAAATACACTGGGAGAATTGCCTATTAATCCTGAAACACATAAAAGGATAAAGCTTTATGTCCTGACAAATGAGGAAAAAAGTGTTTATAAGGCTGAAAAAAATACAACAGCTTCAGTAATAATAGAAGAACTTGAAAAAGCTGGATTTGAAGTGGAACTCAATGAAAGAGGAATAAGAGAAAAAGGAAAAATAGAAGAATACAGGAAAAAATATGATGCAGCATTTGTATTTTCCGATATAAGAGGTTATGCTGTGGAAAATAATTATCGTATAAGATGGTCGTGTGCCATGTCAAATGAAATTCCCTGGTTCGTATGGGAAGTACCTACAGTGTTTGTATCATTAAATTATACTACCCATCTGACAGATGTACCTATGGTAAAAACATATATAAATGCTTACAACAATACAAGGGAAATAATAAAGCAGACCATAGAAAAGATTACAGGAAAATCGGATTTTAAAGGGAAATATAATGAAAATGTATGGTGTAATAAGTGGGAAACTAAAAGATAA